From Erigeron canadensis isolate Cc75 chromosome 8, C_canadensis_v1, whole genome shotgun sequence, one genomic window encodes:
- the LOC122578845 gene encoding phosphoenolpyruvate/phosphate translocator 1, chloroplastic-like, translated as MQITSFNLSNSISQINLKKPHRLSSSSSSNLLPSLSKQSLNFRSFGGSNVSRLPLVSCSLNNKLGDWISSPPIKAERDGFEVKAASVGDSADGGAGDVAAVEVKSKLAETLVLGSLFGLWYLFNIYFNIYNKQVLKVFPNPITVTTVQFAVGTVIVFLMWTLNLHKRPKISGGQLLAILPLAMVHTLGNLFTNMSLGKVAVSFTHTIKAMEPFFSVVLSAMFLGEMPTPWVVASLLPIAGGVALASMTEASFNWAGFYAAMASNVSNQSRNVLSKKFMVKKEESLDNITLFSIITIMSFFLLAPVTLLTEGVRFTPAYLQSAGLNVKQVYIRSLLAAICFHAYQQVSYMILQRVSPVTHSVGNCVKRVVVIVTSVLFFRTPVTPINAIGTGVALAGVFLYSQVKRLKPKKA; from the exons atgcagatCACATCATTCAATTTATCAAATTCAATTTCACAAATTAATCTAAAAAAACCACACagattatcatcatcatcatcatcaaatcttcTTCCATCACTTTCAAAACAATCACTTAATTTCAGGTCTTTTGGCGGCAGTAATGTATCTAGACTTCCTTTAGTATCATGTTCACTCAATAACAAGTTAGGTGACTGGATATCATCGCCTCCGATTAAAGCGGAGCGTGATGGTTTCGAGGTGAAAGCGGCGTCGGTTGGTGACAGTGCTGATGGCGGTGCTGGTGACGTGGCGGCGGTTGAAGTGAAGTCGAAGCTGGCCGAGACTTTAGTGCTTGGATCCTTGTTTGGACTTTGGTATTTGTTTAATATCTACTTCAATATCTATAACAAGCAG GTATTGAAAGTCTTCCCAAATCCAATTACTGTCACTACAGTTCAGTTTGCTGTTGGGACTGTGATTGTTTTCTTGATGTGGACGTTAAATCTTCATAAACGACCTAAGATTAGTGGAGGACAG CTTCTAGCAATCCTGCCATTGGCTATGGTGCACACACTAGGAAATCTGTTCACAAACATGAGTCTTGGAAAAGTTGCTGTTTCATTTACCCACACAATCAAAGCTATGGAGCCGTTTTTCTCTGTTGTGCTGTCTGCTATGTTTCTAGGAGAG ATGCCGACACCATGGGTGGTTGCTTCCCTTTTACCCATTGCTGGTGGAGTGGCTCTTGCATCGATGACTGAGGCCTCCTTTAACTG GGCTGGGTTTTATGCTGCAATGGCATCTAATGTGTCAAATCAATCGCGTAATGTCCTCAGCAAGAAATTTATGGTTAAGAAAGAG GAATCATTGGATAATATCACCCTCTTCTCAATTATAACAATTATGTCATTTTTCTTGCTGGCCCCTGTTACTTTATTAACTGAAGGAGTGAGGTTTACACCTGCATATCTCCAGTCTGCT GGATTGAATGTGAAACAAGTGTACATTAGGTCTCTTCTTGCTGCAATCTGCTTCCATGCCTATCAACAG GTTTCCTATATGATTTTGCAAAGGGTATCTCCAGTTACACACTCTGTTGGTAACTGTGTGAAACGTGTGGTGGTGATCGTGACCTCTGTTTTGTTCTTCCGAACTCCTGTTACTCCAATCAACGCCATAG GTACCGGAGTGGCCCTTGCTGGAGTATTCTTATACTCACAGGTGAAGCGTCTAAAACCCAAGAAGGCATAA
- the LOC122579569 gene encoding uncharacterized protein LOC122579569 → MHSLTIKLNIDFNNIDSSSSSRNTRVNFGSGDAPVRLCSHVRRNNCRIVARASENAGAGAEAEAGGGSDSQSQLNDHNKNTNETSNNSSSFFERSQTYALIKQQMEVAAKSENYEEAARLRDSLRSFEEEEPVLRLRSLMKEAIANERFQDAARYRDQIKEIAPHYLLKCSSDATTLGIRVQVRSVYIEGRSQPLRGQYFFAYRIRITNNSNRPVQLLKRHWIITNANEKSEDVWGIGVIGEQPVILPNNSFEYSSACPLTTSSGRMEGDFEMKHIDKVGSKTFNVAVAPFALSTFGDATDNI, encoded by the exons ATGCACTCACTAACAATTAAACTGAACATAGATTTCAATAACATTGactcgtcatcatcatcaagaaacaCTCGCGTCAATTTCGGCTCTGGAGATGCTCCGGTTAGGTTATGTAGTCACGTGAGAAGGAATAACTGTAGGATCGTCGCACGTGCGTCCGAAAATGCCGGTGCCGGAGCCGAAGCTGAAGCCGGTGGCGGTTCTGATAGTCAAAGTCAACTCAATGATCATAATAAAAATACTAACGAAACTAGTAATAATTCGAGTTCCTTTTTTGAAAGAAGTCAAACTTATGCTTTGATTAAACAGCAAATGGAAGTTGCCGCCAAATCTgag AATTATGAAGAGGCAGCCAGGCTTCGTGATTCGTTGAGATCGTTTGAAGAGGAGGAACCCGTTTTACGTTTACGTAGTTTGATGAAGGAAGCTATTGCCAACGAGAGGTTTCAG GATGCAGCAAGATACCGTGATCAGATCAAAGAAATTGCTCCTCATTATCTGTTGAAATGTTCAAGTGATGCAACAACATTG GGGATCAGGGTTCAAGTTAGGAGTGTGTATATTGAAGGGCGCAGTCAACCTCTGAGAGGCCAATACTTCTTTGCTTATCGAATAAGAATTACTAATAACTCAAACCGTCCTGTTCAGCTTCTCAAGAGACACTGGATAATTACTAATGCTAATGAGAAATCTGAGGATGTCTG GGGTATTGGAGTTATCGGTGAACAACCAGTTATACTTCCTAATAACAGCTTTGAATATTCGTCAGCGTGCCCATTAACCACTTCTAGTGGAAGAATG GAGGGTGACTTTGAAATGAAGCATATCGATAAAGTAGGCTCAAAGACATTCAATGTGGCCGTTGCGCCATTTGCTCTCTCAACGTTTGGGGATGCCACTGATAACATTTGA